In the Bacteroidales bacterium genome, one interval contains:
- a CDS encoding glucosamine-6-phosphate isomerase, which produces MSQFRLTKVEQSFQKESGITSWSTRVPYIIVDNFPKLGLFTSLRFLEWVAENPEGVISLPTGKTPEHFIKWTEHFLANWDNKELISLREKYALDLKKKPDLRGLHFVQIDEFYPISPVQHNSFCNYVNTFYIDKFGLDRSKALLINCDEIPLAGGKTYQQVFPDLDVDLSLRYRDCRTPQEKLQQQSIFSIDQWCSEYEQKIRDKGGIGFFLGGIGPDGHIAFNCRGSDHHSTTRLTATNFETQAVAASDLGGIEISRKRLVITIGLETITWKPDAVAIIIAAGEAKAGIVKHSLESPPDNLYPATVLQKLPNSRFYLTAGAASRLNDSVMRYYQQNGWNQQKSELAVINLCKKIQKYGHHLVPDDLKADPFCRMIPGSPAAAVESVMQSIQEKLKKGLVEETNQVYLHTGPHHDDIPLAILPHIAHQVRSATNTFHFAVLTSGFTAVTNHFLRDALITTRSFLDQGEIQMTDYDDFFEKGYLFKWDKDVYHYLNKVADKDEKGRKRGLSHRIVRAILDIYKVKNKEELRDQINEIIAILNRSYDGEKNPPSIQRLKGMIREFEEELVWAHYGVQVKNVHHLRLGFYTGDIFTPQPEKERDVKPVYELLKKVKPTVISLALDPEGSGPDTHYKTLQALAEAVRWWSKEEDLSHLRIWGYRNIWYRFNPAEANVIVPVSLLNMAALQSTFNTCYLSQVDASFPSYEYDGPFSDLSQKIWVEQLKDIQLLLGKDFFYMNEHPRMRNAHGLIFYREMNVEEFLSQARELEKSMEGMVS; this is translated from the coding sequence ATGAGTCAGTTTCGGTTAACAAAAGTCGAACAAAGCTTTCAGAAAGAATCGGGAATTACCTCGTGGAGTACAAGGGTTCCTTACATCATTGTCGATAATTTTCCAAAACTGGGGTTGTTTACTTCCCTGCGTTTTCTGGAATGGGTTGCAGAGAATCCCGAAGGAGTCATCAGCCTGCCTACGGGAAAAACTCCTGAGCATTTTATCAAATGGACGGAACATTTTCTGGCCAACTGGGATAATAAGGAACTGATCAGTCTGAGAGAAAAATACGCATTAGACCTGAAAAAGAAACCCGATCTGAGGGGATTGCATTTTGTGCAGATCGACGAGTTTTATCCTATTTCACCGGTTCAGCACAATAGTTTCTGTAATTATGTGAATACCTTTTATATCGATAAATTTGGTCTGGACCGCAGTAAGGCCCTCCTCATCAACTGTGACGAAATTCCCCTGGCCGGAGGGAAAACCTATCAGCAGGTATTTCCTGACCTGGACGTGGATTTGTCATTGCGGTACCGTGATTGCCGGACACCACAGGAGAAACTTCAGCAGCAGAGTATTTTTTCAATTGACCAATGGTGCAGTGAATACGAACAGAAGATCCGTGACAAAGGGGGAATAGGTTTCTTTCTGGGAGGTATTGGACCTGATGGCCACATAGCTTTCAACTGCCGTGGTTCGGATCATCATTCCACCACCCGTTTGACGGCAACAAATTTTGAAACCCAGGCTGTAGCTGCCTCTGACCTTGGCGGAATAGAAATATCGCGCAAACGGCTGGTCATTACCATAGGGCTTGAAACCATTACCTGGAAACCGGATGCTGTTGCCATTATCATTGCCGCCGGAGAAGCCAAGGCTGGTATTGTGAAGCATTCGCTGGAAAGTCCGCCCGACAATCTTTATCCGGCTACTGTGCTCCAGAAACTGCCCAACAGCCGTTTTTACCTGACAGCCGGAGCGGCTTCCCGCCTTAACGACAGCGTAATGCGCTACTACCAGCAGAACGGCTGGAACCAGCAGAAATCAGAACTGGCCGTAATCAATCTGTGCAAAAAAATTCAGAAATATGGCCATCACCTGGTGCCTGATGACCTGAAAGCTGATCCATTCTGCCGCATGATCCCTGGATCACCCGCCGCTGCCGTTGAATCGGTCATGCAGTCAATTCAGGAAAAACTGAAGAAAGGACTTGTGGAAGAAACCAATCAGGTTTATCTTCATACGGGCCCTCATCACGACGACATCCCGCTGGCCATCCTTCCTCATATTGCCCACCAGGTGCGTTCGGCCACCAATACGTTTCATTTTGCTGTCCTTACCTCCGGGTTTACTGCTGTAACCAATCATTTTCTGCGCGACGCACTGATAACAACCCGTTCATTTCTTGATCAGGGAGAAATACAGATGACGGACTATGACGACTTTTTTGAAAAAGGCTATTTATTCAAGTGGGATAAAGACGTGTACCATTATCTCAACAAAGTAGCCGACAAGGACGAAAAGGGGCGCAAACGGGGCCTGAGTCACAGGATTGTACGGGCTATTTTAGATATCTATAAGGTGAAAAACAAAGAAGAACTGCGCGATCAGATCAATGAAATCATAGCAATTCTGAACCGGAGCTATGACGGGGAAAAGAATCCTCCCTCCATTCAGCGGCTTAAGGGAATGATCCGTGAGTTTGAAGAGGAACTGGTATGGGCACACTATGGCGTGCAGGTTAAAAACGTTCATCATCTGCGTCTTGGTTTTTATACCGGAGATATATTTACTCCCCAGCCCGAGAAAGAAAGGGATGTTAAGCCGGTTTACGAACTGCTGAAGAAAGTAAAACCGACTGTTATCAGCCTTGCTCTCGACCCGGAAGGAAGTGGCCCTGATACGCACTACAAAACCCTCCAGGCTCTGGCCGAGGCCGTAAGATGGTGGAGCAAAGAAGAAGATCTCTCTCATCTCCGCATCTGGGGATACCGGAACATATGGTACCGGTTCAATCCTGCAGAGGCGAATGTCATTGTTCCCGTTTCTCTTCTTAACATGGCAGCCCTCCAGAGTACGTTCAATACCTGTTATCTTAGCCAGGTGGATGCTTCCTTCCCCAGTTATGAATACGACGGACCGTTCAGCGACCTGTCGCAAAAAATATGGGTGGAACAGCTCAAGGATATTCAGCTTCTTCTGGGGAAAGATTTCTTCTACATGAACGAACATCCGAGAATGCGGAACGCACACGGGCTGATTTTCTACCGCGAGATGAATGTGGAAGAATTCCTTTCACAGGCAAGAGAGCTCGAGAAATCAATGGAAGGAATGGTTTCATAG
- a CDS encoding acyl carrier protein: MEKQELLTKVKEVVARVLKMDPEEIADDANFVFDLGADSMQSIQLVAAFEEEFGITMDQDKALSVQTVNAAADFIEAYLKK; encoded by the coding sequence ATGGAAAAGCAGGAACTCCTTACAAAAGTTAAAGAAGTAGTGGCCAGGGTTCTCAAAATGGACCCTGAAGAAATTGCCGACGATGCCAATTTTGTGTTTGATCTGGGCGCCGACAGCATGCAGAGCATTCAACTGGTAGCTGCCTTTGAAGAAGAATTCGGCATTACCATGGATCAGGACAAAGCACTATCAGTGCAGACAGTAAATGCTGCAGCCGATTTCATTGAAGCTTACCTGAAAAAATGA
- a CDS encoding glucosamine-6-phosphate deaminase: protein MRILIFDDYKKLSNWVAHYVCAKINAQATPQKPFVLGLPTGSSPIGTYQAMVELYKQKKVSFKNVITFNMDEYVGLPEDHPQSYHYFMHHHLFDHIDIPRENINILNGNAPDLEAECRSYEERMKQYGGIDLFLGGIGPDGHIAFNEPGSSLTSRTRIKTLTYDTLVANSRFFDNDISKVPKTALTVGVGTVMDAREVLIIISGYSKARALQHAVEEGVNHMWTVSMLQLHQHGIICCDEESTMELKVGTVKYFRDIENHSLNNLPKL from the coding sequence ATGAGAATCTTGATTTTTGACGATTACAAAAAACTGAGCAATTGGGTTGCGCACTATGTATGCGCCAAGATCAATGCCCAGGCTACCCCTCAGAAACCCTTTGTGTTGGGCCTGCCAACAGGCTCTTCGCCTATTGGTACCTACCAGGCTATGGTGGAGCTTTACAAACAGAAAAAGGTATCGTTCAAAAACGTCATTACCTTCAATATGGATGAATATGTGGGCCTGCCGGAAGACCACCCGCAGAGTTATCATTATTTCATGCACCACCATCTGTTTGACCATATTGACATTCCGCGTGAGAACATCAATATTCTCAACGGAAACGCACCCGATCTGGAGGCCGAATGCCGTTCGTACGAAGAACGAATGAAACAATACGGCGGTATCGATCTTTTCCTTGGCGGAATTGGCCCCGACGGACATATTGCGTTCAACGAGCCCGGTTCATCGCTCACTTCCCGCACCCGCATCAAAACCCTCACTTATGATACGCTGGTAGCTAACTCCCGCTTCTTTGACAATGATATTTCAAAGGTACCCAAAACGGCCCTTACCGTTGGCGTGGGTACGGTTATGGACGCCCGCGAAGTGCTGATCATCATCAGCGGATACAGTAAGGCCCGCGCCCTTCAGCATGCCGTGGAGGAAGGAGTGAACCATATGTGGACTGTTTCGATGCTTCAGCTTCACCAGCATGGAATAATCTGCTGCGACGAAGAATCTACCATGGAACTGAAAGTCGGTACAGTGAAGTATTTCAGAGACATTGAAAACCATTCACTTAACAATCTACCCAAACTCTGA
- a CDS encoding tetratricopeptide repeat protein, translating into MIRLFVIIFFLGLNAGLSAQKNAADYLASGRDKHARGQISAAIADYNKAISLDKNNAEGYYYRGNAQFDLKNYKAAVEDFTQCLKLEPAHKDALYNRGNAWYELGKFEQALEDFTRLIRIDSLYFDAYFDRGNTFFKLNRFREAIEDFTAGLAIAPDEDHAWYDRGNAWFQTGEFEKAIADYTRAIQLDPQNPDFYFNRAVAELNADMVNEACADLKKAAELGDKEAKTYQNEFCKF; encoded by the coding sequence ATGATCCGACTCTTTGTCATAATATTTTTCCTGGGACTGAATGCGGGTCTCAGTGCGCAGAAAAATGCCGCTGATTATCTTGCGAGCGGCCGGGATAAACATGCCAGAGGACAGATATCTGCCGCAATTGCTGATTACAATAAGGCAATCTCACTTGATAAGAACAATGCGGAAGGTTACTATTACCGGGGCAATGCTCAATTCGATCTGAAGAATTACAAGGCTGCCGTGGAAGATTTTACCCAGTGCCTGAAACTGGAACCTGCCCATAAGGATGCTCTTTATAACCGGGGGAATGCATGGTATGAACTTGGAAAATTTGAACAGGCACTGGAAGATTTTACACGGTTAATCAGGATCGATTCCCTTTATTTTGATGCCTATTTTGACCGGGGGAATACTTTTTTTAAGCTGAACCGTTTCCGTGAAGCAATTGAGGACTTTACGGCAGGACTTGCCATTGCCCCCGATGAGGACCATGCCTGGTACGATAGGGGCAATGCATGGTTCCAGACCGGGGAGTTCGAAAAAGCTATTGCCGATTATACAAGGGCCATTCAGCTGGATCCGCAGAATCCCGATTTTTATTTCAACCGGGCAGTGGCTGAACTGAATGCCGATATGGTGAATGAAGCATGTGCCGACCTGAAAAAAGCAGCAGAACTTGGAGACAAAGAAGCGAAAACGTATCAGAATGAGTTCTGTAAATTCTGA
- the mtgA gene encoding monofunctional biosynthetic peptidoglycan transglycosylase produces MGNQKKTAGRIFLAVRWTLLIFLLWSVSGVVTYRFINPPFTFLMFKRTYQQIAQGKPVKIERQWKSLDEISPHLVRAVIAAEDNNFPRHFGFDLDAMKNALEHNQKSSRLHGASTITQQTAKNVFLWPRRSYVRKAFEFYFTFLMEVFWSKKRIMEVYLNVIETGPGIYGAEAAARRYFHKPASRLTPAESALIAAALPAPRKRNPGNPSAYMLRRQAQILDVMEKIGPIKWR; encoded by the coding sequence ATGGGGAATCAGAAAAAAACTGCAGGCAGAATCTTTCTGGCAGTCCGGTGGACTCTACTGATTTTCCTTTTATGGTCGGTCAGCGGGGTTGTTACATACCGGTTCATCAACCCTCCCTTTACATTTCTGATGTTCAAAAGAACTTACCAGCAGATTGCCCAGGGGAAACCGGTAAAGATTGAGCGGCAATGGAAGTCGCTGGATGAAATTTCACCGCATCTGGTGCGGGCTGTTATTGCCGCTGAGGATAATAATTTTCCCCGACATTTTGGTTTCGACCTGGACGCAATGAAAAATGCACTGGAGCACAACCAGAAAAGCAGTCGTCTGCACGGCGCAAGCACCATCACACAGCAAACCGCAAAAAATGTGTTTCTGTGGCCCCGGCGGTCATACGTGAGAAAAGCTTTTGAGTTCTACTTCACTTTTCTTATGGAAGTTTTCTGGAGTAAAAAAAGGATAATGGAAGTGTATCTGAATGTAATTGAAACCGGACCAGGTATTTATGGAGCAGAAGCAGCTGCCCGCAGATACTTTCATAAGCCGGCTTCACGTCTTACCCCCGCGGAATCGGCACTGATTGCCGCTGCCCTACCCGCTCCCCGAAAAAGAAATCCGGGAAATCCAAGTGCCTACATGCTCCGCCGGCAGGCTCAGATCCTTGATGTTATGGAAAAAATCGGACCAATAAAATGGAGGTAA
- a CDS encoding DUF4954 family protein, with amino-acid sequence MEVRNLTTVEIEKLERQGCRAESWNSVLVADPFLPERFHQTTFSGKVSIARQDGFLTSDTGKPLPCGINRAAVCDCVIGENNRIDDVGFLSGYETGKQVMICHVGSMETTGETSFGNGVHAEVLNESGGREVILFDRLSAQIAYMMALYREDLSFTDRLKKIVEAYCEGKKSSLGYIGDESRIIGCEQIKNVRVGEMATLQGVTLLEDGTIVSKREAPVFAGPGVSARHFIIQSGSSVDGGALLLNCFVGQGVQIGKQFSAENSLFFANCEGFHSEACSIFAGPYTVTHHKSTLLIASLYSFFNAGSGTNHSNHMYKLGPVHQGIFDRGSKTGSFAYVLLPSRIGPYSVIIGKHFSNFDASEFPFSYIREEEGKSVLYPGMNLFTVGTKRDAEKWPVRDRRKDTDKLDLIHFDLFNPYIAGRCQQALDLMQSLAEKASRKQEHVQYKGLRINRLMLSATRKYYTTALQIFFGDQLVKRLDKIKEKETSETPFALLVPKTGKVSDVWHDLCGLIAPANETERLRDDIQKGKITELKQLEKRLHQLYAEYDELSWSWTAVQLEKNEGLNVRNPEREKLERILTQWKDSKLQLNQMILADAKKEFDANSRIGYGIDGNAQVQEMDFTNVRGTFENNKFVKGILEENEKITEKFKQMIELIHTLA; translated from the coding sequence ATGGAAGTTAGAAATCTTACCACCGTTGAAATTGAAAAACTGGAAAGACAGGGCTGCCGGGCGGAGTCGTGGAACTCCGTCCTGGTAGCCGATCCTTTCCTTCCGGAACGTTTTCACCAAACAACCTTTTCAGGAAAAGTGTCAATTGCCCGGCAGGACGGATTCCTGACATCGGACACGGGCAAACCACTGCCTTGCGGAATCAACCGGGCAGCAGTGTGCGATTGCGTCATTGGCGAAAATAACCGGATTGATGACGTAGGATTCCTTTCGGGTTATGAGACCGGTAAACAAGTCATGATCTGCCATGTTGGTTCCATGGAAACCACCGGAGAGACTTCTTTCGGCAACGGAGTCCATGCCGAGGTGCTGAACGAATCCGGGGGCAGGGAAGTTATTCTGTTTGACCGTCTTTCGGCCCAGATAGCCTATATGATGGCACTGTACCGCGAAGACCTTTCCTTTACCGACCGGTTGAAAAAAATCGTAGAGGCTTATTGTGAAGGGAAAAAATCTTCCCTTGGGTACATAGGCGATGAAAGCAGAATTATTGGTTGTGAGCAGATCAAAAACGTCAGAGTGGGTGAAATGGCGACCCTGCAGGGAGTCACTCTTCTGGAAGACGGGACTATAGTGAGCAAAAGAGAAGCTCCGGTATTTGCAGGCCCCGGTGTATCGGCCCGTCACTTTATTATCCAGAGCGGCTCGTCAGTTGACGGAGGCGCCTTGCTACTGAACTGTTTTGTCGGACAGGGAGTTCAGATAGGAAAGCAGTTTTCGGCCGAAAACTCCCTTTTCTTTGCCAACTGCGAAGGGTTTCACAGCGAAGCCTGCAGCATTTTTGCAGGGCCTTATACCGTTACCCACCATAAATCAACCCTGCTGATTGCTTCCCTTTATTCCTTCTTCAATGCCGGCAGCGGAACCAACCACAGCAACCACATGTACAAGCTCGGACCGGTGCATCAGGGCATTTTCGACCGGGGTTCCAAAACCGGATCCTTTGCCTATGTGCTGCTTCCTTCCCGCATCGGACCGTATTCGGTTATTATAGGAAAGCACTTTTCCAATTTTGATGCTTCGGAGTTCCCCTTCAGCTACATACGTGAAGAAGAAGGGAAAAGTGTTTTATATCCGGGAATGAATCTTTTCACGGTAGGAACAAAACGGGATGCCGAAAAATGGCCGGTTCGCGACCGGAGAAAAGATACTGACAAGCTCGATCTGATCCACTTTGACCTGTTCAATCCGTACATCGCCGGCCGATGCCAGCAAGCCCTCGACCTGATGCAGAGCCTGGCCGAAAAAGCTTCCCGTAAGCAGGAGCATGTGCAGTACAAGGGTTTACGTATTAACCGGCTGATGCTCTCGGCTACCCGTAAATATTATACTACAGCATTGCAAATCTTTTTTGGTGATCAGCTGGTAAAAAGACTGGATAAAATAAAGGAAAAAGAAACATCTGAGACCCCGTTTGCCCTGCTCGTCCCCAAAACCGGAAAAGTTTCGGATGTATGGCACGACCTCTGCGGCCTGATTGCCCCGGCAAATGAAACCGAACGGCTCAGGGACGATATACAGAAAGGAAAAATAACCGAACTGAAACAACTGGAAAAACGGTTGCATCAGCTCTATGCGGAATACGACGAACTTTCCTGGAGCTGGACAGCTGTACAGCTTGAAAAAAATGAAGGATTGAACGTGCGAAACCCTGAAAGGGAAAAGCTGGAAAGAATTCTTACCCAATGGAAAGACAGCAAATTGCAGCTCAATCAAATGATCCTGGCCGATGCAAAAAAGGAATTTGACGCCAACAGCCGCATAGGATACGGCATAGACGGTAACGCGCAGGTGCAGGAAATGGATTTCACCAATGTTAGAGGAACTTTCGAAAACAATAAGTTTGTGAAGGGTATTCTGGAGGAAAATGAAAAAATAACTGAAAAGTTCAAGCAGATGATTGAACTGATCCATACCCTGGCATAG
- a CDS encoding CoA-binding protein → MITPRFEVHRRNLDKIFYPESVAIVGANNVRGTVPHDILDNILKANFNGVVYPVSPRERFIAGVKAYKYVIDIPDPVDLAILVFPSQVCHLALEQCGQKGIPAAIVISAGFREVGQAGKEREEELKRIAEKYGISFIGPNCLGVINTDSRSLLNASFARKMPEEGSISFLSQSGALCTAVLDYAQARNIGFAKFISFGNKADISEIDLLYYLKDDPKTRIILMYLEEITDGPALMEAAREVIVKGNKPLLILKAGRTSEGAAAAASHTGSLAGSDAICDAAFTQAGIIRCETIEEMFNIATAYVYQPLPEGNRVAVITNAGGPGVLATDACIQNGLTMARFEEDTTQFLKKNLPATANIKNPVDVIGDARADRYNVALTAAFKDPNVDAVFTILTPQSMTDIDLIAREVAKVSSHYNKPVYTSFMGEADVKEGIVVLQRNRIPHYQLPESMARSLARVLQFKKLRQMLQNKKAIPPVNAHPEAETILKDAAAKGKKVLTETDGAPLLRSWKIPVAESFLAHTPEEAAKWASECGYPVVLKVASEQILHKTDVGGVFLNLNSAEDVLNAFKRITENVSRTMPEALINGILVEKQIPGGEEIILGIKRDPSFGPVVMCGMGGIFAEIYRDVSFRIAPFGEEEAEAMLKELKAYPLLTGARGRTKRDIPSLVKTLVSLSHLAFAHPRIAELDINPLIVLDEGKGCMAADVKILLSNNS, encoded by the coding sequence ATGATTACACCCCGTTTCGAGGTTCACCGCAGGAATCTGGATAAAATTTTCTATCCGGAATCCGTGGCCATTGTCGGAGCCAACAACGTGCGAGGTACAGTGCCGCACGATATTCTTGACAACATTCTCAAAGCGAATTTCAACGGGGTAGTATATCCTGTCAGCCCCCGTGAACGGTTCATTGCCGGAGTAAAAGCATATAAGTATGTAATCGACATTCCTGATCCGGTCGATCTGGCTATCCTTGTATTTCCGAGCCAGGTCTGCCATCTTGCATTGGAACAGTGCGGACAGAAAGGGATTCCCGCCGCCATTGTTATCTCTGCAGGATTCAGGGAAGTAGGACAGGCAGGTAAAGAAAGAGAAGAAGAGCTGAAGCGCATTGCTGAAAAATACGGAATATCCTTCATCGGGCCTAATTGTCTCGGAGTGATTAATACCGACAGCCGTTCCCTGCTGAATGCGTCATTTGCCCGGAAAATGCCGGAAGAAGGAAGCATCAGTTTTCTTTCGCAGAGCGGCGCTTTGTGCACGGCTGTGCTCGACTATGCGCAGGCACGGAATATTGGATTTGCCAAGTTCATCAGTTTCGGTAACAAAGCGGACATTTCGGAAATTGATTTACTGTATTACCTGAAAGACGATCCAAAAACCAGGATCATTCTGATGTACCTTGAAGAAATCACCGACGGACCGGCCCTCATGGAGGCTGCCCGCGAGGTGATCGTAAAAGGAAACAAGCCCCTGCTCATTCTGAAGGCGGGCCGCACCTCGGAAGGTGCTGCTGCCGCTGCTTCGCATACCGGTTCTCTGGCCGGTAGCGATGCCATCTGCGATGCGGCCTTTACACAGGCAGGCATCATTCGCTGTGAAACGATTGAAGAAATGTTCAATATTGCCACAGCCTATGTTTACCAGCCTCTGCCCGAAGGAAACAGGGTAGCTGTGATTACCAATGCCGGCGGCCCGGGAGTGCTTGCTACCGACGCCTGTATTCAGAACGGACTTACCATGGCACGTTTTGAAGAAGATACAACCCAGTTCCTGAAAAAAAATCTTCCGGCGACGGCCAACATCAAAAACCCGGTGGATGTAATTGGTGATGCACGGGCCGACCGCTACAACGTCGCCCTTACGGCCGCTTTTAAAGATCCCAATGTGGACGCGGTTTTCACCATTCTCACCCCTCAGTCAATGACCGATATTGACCTCATTGCCCGCGAGGTTGCCAAAGTATCGAGCCATTACAACAAACCCGTCTATACTTCGTTTATGGGTGAAGCCGACGTTAAGGAGGGCATTGTGGTACTGCAACGCAACCGCATTCCCCATTATCAGTTGCCGGAATCCATGGCTCGTTCCCTTGCCAGGGTTCTGCAGTTTAAAAAGCTGCGTCAGATGCTCCAGAACAAAAAAGCCATTCCTCCCGTGAATGCTCACCCGGAAGCAGAAACCATACTTAAAGATGCTGCTGCAAAAGGGAAAAAAGTACTTACCGAAACCGACGGAGCGCCCCTGCTCAGGTCCTGGAAAATTCCCGTAGCCGAATCGTTTCTTGCCCACACACCCGAAGAAGCGGCAAAATGGGCATCAGAATGCGGTTATCCCGTTGTTCTGAAAGTTGCCTCAGAACAGATTTTGCATAAAACCGATGTGGGAGGCGTATTCCTGAACCTTAACTCTGCAGAAGATGTCCTGAATGCCTTTAAACGCATTACCGAAAACGTTTCCCGTACCATGCCCGAGGCTTTAATCAACGGGATACTGGTTGAAAAACAAATCCCAGGAGGAGAAGAAATTATCCTGGGGATTAAGCGCGATCCATCCTTTGGGCCGGTTGTCATGTGCGGAATGGGAGGAATCTTTGCTGAAATATACCGTGATGTGAGCTTCAGAATCGCACCGTTCGGGGAAGAAGAAGCAGAAGCAATGCTGAAAGAACTGAAAGCCTATCCCCTTCTTACCGGAGCCAGAGGCAGAACAAAACGCGATATTCCTTCCCTGGTTAAAACACTTGTCAGCCTTTCCCACCTTGCCTTTGCCCACCCCCGCATCGCCGAACTCGATATCAATCCCCTCATTGTGCTGGATGAAGGCAAAGGATGCATGGCCGCCGATGTGAAAATTCTTCTTTCCAATAATTCCTGA
- a CDS encoding M20/M25/M40 family metallo-hydrolase, with protein MRVRLFTAIVLAALSLHAGSQITEKMLQQHIRVLASDSLQGRKSGTEYERKAAVYIRNYFQKLGLKLLADSGFQSFAYTGLSGPKVSQNVIAFLEGSDPVLRQECVVIGAHYDHIGKARFPYSRRWLRGGIHYGADDNASGTALMLEMANALASKKGNLPRSVVFVAFGAEEEGLQGSSYFASHLPREVGKVFVMMNFDMVGRLGKEKKLFVSGSGTADEMEQLLAQIHVPEGLQIVKFPGGKGPTDSQSFYLKDIPVLSFITGLHKDYHTPGDTENKINYEGMVTIASYALPIAEELVRYPGQLTYRKNNESLRTNEITLLPSWRFTGHLKGFSLGLTSVMNEHYGSDFPAGYDFMKNRLFPSFYLREYPWEFGVKIIKNVGLVTAPGIGYTSLALPLKPVQLINPSGDSLSSYTPDHIGVDALRSHRYSSWKIILPVFMEYKIPSGKKSAYIAAGVTGGLRIDGKIRYTYKKDGYRYKEEIRGPWYVNPWELSAQIRAGSGQFGLFADVALTPLFKKEKAPAFYPVTGGITINLNR; from the coding sequence ATGCGCGTACGATTATTTACTGCCATAGTTCTGGCAGCACTTTCCCTGCATGCCGGCAGCCAGATTACTGAAAAAATGCTGCAACAGCATATTCGAGTGCTTGCCTCTGATTCTCTTCAGGGAAGAAAGTCAGGGACAGAATATGAGCGAAAGGCGGCGGTTTACATCAGAAACTACTTTCAGAAGCTGGGCCTTAAACTGCTGGCCGACAGCGGATTTCAGTCGTTTGCGTATACAGGTCTCAGCGGACCGAAGGTATCGCAAAATGTAATAGCCTTTCTGGAGGGCAGTGATCCGGTTCTCCGGCAGGAGTGTGTTGTAATAGGAGCGCATTACGACCATATTGGCAAAGCCCGATTCCCATACAGCCGTCGCTGGCTGAGAGGAGGCATCCATTACGGTGCCGATGACAACGCTTCCGGTACGGCATTAATGCTTGAAATGGCCAATGCGCTGGCCTCCAAAAAAGGCAACTTACCGCGCAGTGTGGTGTTTGTTGCCTTTGGCGCTGAAGAAGAAGGTCTTCAGGGCTCGTCCTATTTCGCCTCACACCTGCCAAGGGAAGTGGGAAAAGTCTTTGTCATGATGAACTTCGACATGGTAGGCCGGCTGGGAAAAGAAAAGAAACTCTTTGTCTCCGGTTCCGGAACAGCCGACGAAATGGAACAACTGTTAGCCCAAATCCATGTTCCTGAAGGCCTTCAGATTGTAAAATTCCCGGGAGGAAAAGGACCTACCGACAGCCAATCATTTTACCTTAAAGATATTCCCGTTCTTTCGTTCATAACAGGCCTTCATAAAGACTATCATACCCCGGGCGATACGGAGAATAAAATCAACTATGAGGGTATGGTAACCATTGCTTCGTATGCATTACCTATAGCCGAGGAACTGGTTCGTTATCCCGGACAACTTACCTACAGAAAAAACAACGAATCCCTCCGCACAAATGAAATAACTCTTTTGCCCTCATGGAGGTTTACCGGACATCTGAAGGGTTTTTCCCTTGGCCTGACTTCCGTTATGAACGAACACTACGGCTCCGATTTTCCGGCAGGATATGATTTCATGAAGAACAGACTGTTCCCGTCTTTTTATCTGAGGGAATATCCCTGGGAATTTGGAGTAAAGATCATAAAAAATGTCGGTCTGGTTACCGCACCGGGAATTGGCTATACCTCGCTTGCCCTTCCCCTGAAACCCGTACAACTGATCAATCCCTCAGGCGACAGTCTTTCTTCCTATACCCCTGATCATATCGGAGTGGATGCGTTGCGTTCTCACCGCTACAGCTCCTGGAAAATTATCCTCCCCGTTTTTATGGAGTATAAGATACCGTCAGGCAAAAAATCGGCCTATATCGCAGCCGGAGTTACGGGTGGCCTTCGGATCGACGGAAAAATCAGATATACCTACAAAAAGGACGGATACCGTTACAAGGAAGAAATCAGAGGTCCATGGTATGTCAATCCCTGGGAATTATCAGCTCAGATAAGAGCCGGTTCTGGCCAGTTTGGATTATTTGCCGATGTTGCCCTGACACCTTTGTTCAAAAAAGAAAAGGCACCGGCTTTTTATCCGGTAACGGGAGGAATTACCATTAACCTGAACCGCTGA